In Cataglyphis hispanica isolate Lineage 1 chromosome 22, ULB_Chis1_1.0, whole genome shotgun sequence, a single window of DNA contains:
- the LOC126857578 gene encoding serine/threonine-protein kinase dyf-5 isoform X2, with product MNRYITLNQLGDGTFGSVVLGERIDTGEKVAIKRMKRKYYSWEEAMNLREVKSLKKLSHANVVKLKEVIRENDVLYFVFEYMKENLYQLMKDRDKLFPEPVIRNMVYQVLQGLAFMHKHGFFHRDMKPENLLCMGPELVKIADFGLAREIRSRPPYTDYVSTRWYRAPEVLLHSTTYNSPIDIWAVGCIMAELYTFRPLFPGKSEIDEIFKICSVIGTPDKEDWPEGYQLAAAMNFKFPNFTRTSLAVLIPNASQEAVILMEDMLQWNPIKRPTAQQSLRYPYFQVGDPRIINSKKIGVVSQRELAMNKINLPPPTPKQYNYSQEDLVNNVLQSRVPEKMIESQQQTVALPLLNHNNHNNHNNHNKHDNDASKCDEDNFAGFLGSKISPENSMLIPDRIYKENRVNWNANYQQPDNLKHGNPNCHLALPAWNEPPSRMWNQSNQSSQMKNSRKVSAKQHYLSVARNGDSDINRSKLLNGFINQATSNKYEDFTESFWGSRNSIENQTRQHYLARNRYIAEQSLRLPYPSVYGTQNIKTNKPTFQPNLFGNVFNTKASGGPYGRTDWAAKYLK from the exons ATGAATCGATATATAACGTTGAATCAACTGGGTGACGGAACCTTTGGTTCCGTTGTTCTCGGCGAACGTATTGATACGGGCGAAAAGGTAGCTATAAAGAgaatgaagagaaaatattattcctgGGAAGAGGCTATGAATCTACGGGAAGTAAAG TCATTGAAAAAACTCAGTCACGCAAACGTGGTGAAGCTTAAAGAAGTTATACGAGAGAACgatgtgttatattttgtatttgaatACATGAAGGAAAATCTCTATCAATTAATGAAggatag GGACAAGCTTTTTCCCGAACCAGTAATAAGGAATATGGTATATCAAGTATTGCAAGGTCTCGCTTTCATGCATAAACATGGTTTCTTTCATCGCGACATGAAGccagaaaatttattgtgtATGGGACCCGAATTAGTTAAGATCGCTGATTTCGGGTTAGCGAGAGAGATTCGATCAAGACCTCCGTATACGGATTACGTATCGACGAGATG gTATCGAGCACCGGAAGTATTGCTACACTCTACGACTTACAACAGCCCAATCGACATTTGGGCGGTTGGTTGTATAATGGCCGAATTATACACGTTTAGGCCCCTGTTTCCCGGAAAAAGCGAGATTGacgaaatatttaagatatgcTCCGTAATTGGAACACCTGATAAAGAAGATTGGCCAGAAGGATATCAATTGGCTGCGgctatgaattttaaattcccGAATTTTACTCGTACTTCATTGGCCGTATTAATACCCAACGCTAGTCAAGAAGCAGTCATACTCATGGAAGATATGTTACAATGGAATCCTATAAAGAGGCCAACAGCACAACAATCGCTTAG ATACCCATATTTTCAAGTCGGCGACCCGCGTATCATTAATAGTAAGAAAATTGGTGTCGTATCTCAACGAGAGCTCGCcatgaacaaaataaatcttcCACCACCTACGcctaaacaatataattattctcaagAAGATCTTGTTAATAATGTACTTCAATCGAG agTACCcgaaaaaatgattgaatcGCAACAGCAGACGGTTGCTTTGccattattaaatcataataatcacAATAATCACAATAATCACAATAAGCATGACAATGACGCTTCCAAATGTGATGAAGACAATTTTGCCGGTTTTCTAGG GAGTAAAATCAGCCCGGAAAACTCAATGCTTATTCCTGATCGCATATATAAGGAAAATCGTGTTAATTGGAATGCCAACTATCAGCAACCTGATAATTTGAAGCATGGTAATCCCAATTGCCATTTGGCCCTACCAGCGTGGAATGAACCACCATCAAGAATGTGGAATCAGTCAAACCAGTCTAGTCAAATGAAAAACTCGCGCAAAGTCTCGGCGAAGCAACACTACCTCAGCGTGGCTCG aaatggAGATTCTGATATCAACAGATCAAAACTGTTAAATGGATTCATCAATCAAGCAACATCCAACAAATATGAGGATTTTACGGAATCCTTTTGGGGATCTAGAAATAGTATTGAGAATCAAACAAGACAGCATTATCTCGCGCGAAATCGTTATATTGCCGAACAAAGCTTGAGATTACCTTATCCCAGCGTATACGGTACTCAAAATATTA AGACTAACAAGCCCACGTTTCAACCGAACTTGTTTGGAAATGTTTTCAACACAAAAGCCAGTGGCGGACCCTACGGCCGAACGGATTGGGCAGCGAAATATCTCAAATGA
- the LOC126857576 gene encoding equilibrative nucleoside transporter 4, translating into MDENLSRGYVQLGKARGMNEFKFSNGFTHLSPPVDKCNFIYMALILGGIGFLLPYNSFIIAVDYFQARYPGTTVIFDMSVVYIIMAFFAVFANNILVETLSLNTRITFGYLVSFVTLNFVVICEIWWELFGVATSYTINLVAVAIVSLGCTVQQSSFYGYTSMLPSRYTQAVMTGESVAGFWVSINRIITKSLLNDERGNTSMFFVLSNMTILLCFVLHQIVRKTDFVQFYITLCQERNRITLEPTEDVGLMDPLDQVGDPSKGQYGVLKIQTSPLGTESTSETDLNASRQYSAFSFSNPVYEPSAPSGNPPGSAGPTYKVEDVVVMRGAYGTQSTSTPWSGIKRGLLARLEVAKLIFPYMASIGVAYFVTLCLYPGIVSEIISCKFESWMPVILMTAFNASDLLGKVFALIPYEWKRTQLLYFSSARVILIPLFLLCAIPRGAPILSGEGYPLLFSWLLGLTNGIVGSIPMIQAPSKVPEEHRELAGNIMTLSYITGLTLGSLLAYMMDACLGPPVQVKDVCFKLPKTQTSSTMFSNVTASILTTAISSTLPVERTTIVPKPKTTVNVLTTILMSTLLSNSTVSLLNDEGSLNASTTILPKILANVTTSANNAILQHY; encoded by the exons ATGGACGAGAACTTGAGCCGGGGATATGTTCAACTGGGCAAGGCCAGGGGCATGAACGAGTTCAAATTTTCGAATGGATTCACGCATCTCTCGCCGCCTGTTGATAAATGCAACTTTATTTACATGGCTCTGATTCTTGGCGGCATAGGATTTCTTCTACCTTATAACAG TTTCATTATCGCGGTGGATTATTTTCAAGCGAGATATCCAGGAACTACCGTGATATTCGACATGTCTGTCGTTTACATTATTATGGCTTTCTTTGcagtttttgcaaataatatattggtCGAAACCTTATCGCTGAATACACGAATTACGTTTG ggTATCTGGTATCCTTTGTTACTTTAAACTTTGTGGTGATCTGCGAGATTTGGTGGGAACTTTTCGGTGTTGCAACTTCCTACACTATTAATTTAGTTGCCGTTGCGATAGTATCGCTTGGTTGTACAG TTCAGCAATCGAGTTTTTATGGATACACATCAATGCTTCCTAGTCGATATACGCAAGCTGTGATGACGGGAGAAA GTGTTGCTGGCTTTTGGGTATCaattaatcgaataataaCAAAGTCGCTACTTAATGATGAGCGTGGCAATACATCCATGTTCTTCGTTCTGTCGAATATGACGATTCTGTTGTGTTTTGTTTTACATCAAATTGTACGGAAGACCGATTTCGTACAATTTTACATAACATTATGCCAGGAAAGAAATCGAATCACTTTAGAACCAACGGAAGATGTCGGTCTG ATGGATCCGTTAGATCAAGTTGGCGATCCTTCGAAAGGCCAATATGGAGTATTAAAGATCCAAACGAGTCCATTGGGAACAGAATCCACGAGTGAAACTGATTTGAATG CATCTCGACAATATTCTGCATTCTCGTTTAGCAATCCAGTTTACGAGCCTAGCGCACCTTCAGGTAATCCACCTGGTAGCGCTGGACCGACTTATAAGGTCGAAGATGTTGTAGTTATGAGAGGCGCTTATGGAACACAAAGCACAAGTACACCATGGTCCGGCataaaaa gAGGTCTACTCGCAAGACTCGAAGTTGCCAAATTGATCTTCCCATACATGGCCAGCATTGGTGTCGCATATTTCGTAACGCTTTGCTTGTATCCAGGAATTGTGTCGGAAATAATATCTTGCAAGTTTGAGTCATGGATGCCGGTTATTCTGATGACCGCATTCAACGCTTCTGATTTATTGGGCAag GTATTCGCTTTAATACCTTACGAATGGAAACGTACTCAACTACTGTATTTCTCTAGTGCGCGAGTAATACTTATTCCCCTATTTCTGCTTTGCGCAATTCCACGTGGTGCTCCTATTCTTTCCGGCGAGGGATACCCGCTCTTGTTTTCTTGGTTGCTCGGCCTTACAAATGGTATAGTCGGTTCGATACCTATGATTCAGGCACCGAGCAAAGTACCAGAGGAACATCGAGAACTTGCAG GTAACATTATGACATTATCGTATATCACCGGATTGACTCTCGGTTCTCTATTGGCATATATGATGGATGCCTGTCTCGGGCCACCTGTGCAAGTCAAAGACGTGTGTTTTAAGTTGCCGAAAACTCAAACTTCATCAACCATGTTCAGTAACGTGACGGCGAGCATCTTGACGACCGCAATATCCTCCACTTTGCCCGTCGAGAGAACGACAATAGTGCCGAAGCCGAAGACTACCGTCAATGTACTAACTACGATTTTGATGTCTACGTTATTATCAAATAGCACTGTAAGCTTATTAAACGATGAAGGCTCGCTGAATGCGTCAACAACAATTTTACCGAAGATCTTAGCTAATGTTACTACTTCGGCAAATAACGCAATTCTGCAACATTATTAG
- the LOC126857623 gene encoding WW domain-binding protein 2 isoform X1, with translation MSLNTAHTNGGVLLHAGECIILFCDNVTMEFHGQEQAEFIGKKQGRLYLTTHRMIFNSKDQKDKMQSFSFPFVTVSEVGLEQPVFGANYIGGKCRAQPNGNWIGECKFKLRFKSGGAVEFAQALLRVASMAQRNGPSNEAPPPYTPPLSDWYPAQPSAYQPPPTGYYGWIPPTNVFPDVPPGNTVFMTDSPPPYPGIQPGYGYASGPPHQGGTGTGQPGGWANPNYNGQPMSQAGAYPGGYGQPPYGGYSPNPPPYSAYPQSNNAQPGFYQQPGPYPYPPPY, from the exons ATGTCACTGAACACTGCTCATACTAACGGCGGAGTTCTTCTCCACGCTGGCGAATG TATTATACTCTTCTGCGACAATGTTACTATGGAATTTCATGGACAGGAGCAGGCGGAATTCATTGGGAAGAAGCAAGGCAGATTATATTTGACGACACATAGAATGATTTTCAACTCTAAAGATCAAAAGGACAAAATGCAGTCGTTCAGCTTTCCATTTGTAACAGTGAGCGAAGTTGGATTGGAGCAACCAGTCTTTGGCGCCAACTATATAGGAGGCAAGTGTCGTGCACAACCAAATGGTAACTGGATTGGAGAATGCAAATTTAAGTTACGATTCAAGAGCGGAGGAGCAGTGGAATTTGCACAAGCTTTGCTGAGAGTTGCGTCAATGG CTCAACGCAATGGCCCTTCCAACGAGGCGCCACCACCATATACACCTCCATTATCCGATTGGTATCCAGCACAACCTTCGGCTTATCAACCTCCACCGACTGGATATTATGGATGGATACCTCCGACCAACGTATTTCCCGATGTTCCACCAG gaAATACAGTCTTTATGACAGATAGTCCGCCACCGTATCCCGGTATACAACCGGGATATGGATATGCGAGCGGACCGCCGCATCAAGGAGGAACAGGTACGGGACAGCCAGGAGGATGGGCTAATCCGAATTACAACGGCCAGCCGATGTCTCAAGCAGGTGCGTATCCCGGCGGTTATGGACAACCGCCTTATGGCGGTTATTCACCTAACCCACCACCGTACTCGGCGTATCCGCAAAGCAACAATGCACAACCTGGATTTTATCAACAGCCAGGACCTTATCCATACCCACCTCCATACTAA
- the LOC126857578 gene encoding serine/threonine-protein kinase dyf-5 isoform X1, whose amino-acid sequence MNRYITLNQLGDGTFGSVVLGERIDTGEKVAIKRMKRKYYSWEEAMNLREVKSLKKLSHANVVKLKEVIRENDVLYFVFEYMKENLYQLMKDRDKLFPEPVIRNMVYQVLQGLAFMHKHGFFHRDMKPENLLCMGPELVKIADFGLAREIRSRPPYTDYVSTRWYRAPEVLLHSTTYNSPIDIWAVGCIMAELYTFRPLFPGKSEIDEIFKICSVIGTPDKEDWPEGYQLAAAMNFKFPNFTRTSLAVLIPNASQEAVILMEDMLQWNPIKRPTAQQSLRYPYFQVGDPRIINSKKIGVVSQRELAMNKINLPPPTPKQYNYSQEDLVNNVLQSRVPEKMIESQQQTVALPLLNHNNHNNHNNHNKHDNDASKCDEDNFAGFLGSKISPENSMLIPDRIYKENRVNWNANYQQPDNLKHGNPNCHLALPAWNEPPSRMWNQSNQSSQMKNSRKVSAKQHYLSVARYVAGQSTNLSSRNGDSDINRSKLLNGFINQATSNKYEDFTESFWGSRNSIENQTRQHYLARNRYIAEQSLRLPYPSVYGTQNIKTNKPTFQPNLFGNVFNTKASGGPYGRTDWAAKYLK is encoded by the exons ATGAATCGATATATAACGTTGAATCAACTGGGTGACGGAACCTTTGGTTCCGTTGTTCTCGGCGAACGTATTGATACGGGCGAAAAGGTAGCTATAAAGAgaatgaagagaaaatattattcctgGGAAGAGGCTATGAATCTACGGGAAGTAAAG TCATTGAAAAAACTCAGTCACGCAAACGTGGTGAAGCTTAAAGAAGTTATACGAGAGAACgatgtgttatattttgtatttgaatACATGAAGGAAAATCTCTATCAATTAATGAAggatag GGACAAGCTTTTTCCCGAACCAGTAATAAGGAATATGGTATATCAAGTATTGCAAGGTCTCGCTTTCATGCATAAACATGGTTTCTTTCATCGCGACATGAAGccagaaaatttattgtgtATGGGACCCGAATTAGTTAAGATCGCTGATTTCGGGTTAGCGAGAGAGATTCGATCAAGACCTCCGTATACGGATTACGTATCGACGAGATG gTATCGAGCACCGGAAGTATTGCTACACTCTACGACTTACAACAGCCCAATCGACATTTGGGCGGTTGGTTGTATAATGGCCGAATTATACACGTTTAGGCCCCTGTTTCCCGGAAAAAGCGAGATTGacgaaatatttaagatatgcTCCGTAATTGGAACACCTGATAAAGAAGATTGGCCAGAAGGATATCAATTGGCTGCGgctatgaattttaaattcccGAATTTTACTCGTACTTCATTGGCCGTATTAATACCCAACGCTAGTCAAGAAGCAGTCATACTCATGGAAGATATGTTACAATGGAATCCTATAAAGAGGCCAACAGCACAACAATCGCTTAG ATACCCATATTTTCAAGTCGGCGACCCGCGTATCATTAATAGTAAGAAAATTGGTGTCGTATCTCAACGAGAGCTCGCcatgaacaaaataaatcttcCACCACCTACGcctaaacaatataattattctcaagAAGATCTTGTTAATAATGTACTTCAATCGAG agTACCcgaaaaaatgattgaatcGCAACAGCAGACGGTTGCTTTGccattattaaatcataataatcacAATAATCACAATAATCACAATAAGCATGACAATGACGCTTCCAAATGTGATGAAGACAATTTTGCCGGTTTTCTAGG GAGTAAAATCAGCCCGGAAAACTCAATGCTTATTCCTGATCGCATATATAAGGAAAATCGTGTTAATTGGAATGCCAACTATCAGCAACCTGATAATTTGAAGCATGGTAATCCCAATTGCCATTTGGCCCTACCAGCGTGGAATGAACCACCATCAAGAATGTGGAATCAGTCAAACCAGTCTAGTCAAATGAAAAACTCGCGCAAAGTCTCGGCGAAGCAACACTACCTCAGCGTGGCTCGGTATGTCGCAGGCCAGAGCACAAATTTGTCATCCAG aaatggAGATTCTGATATCAACAGATCAAAACTGTTAAATGGATTCATCAATCAAGCAACATCCAACAAATATGAGGATTTTACGGAATCCTTTTGGGGATCTAGAAATAGTATTGAGAATCAAACAAGACAGCATTATCTCGCGCGAAATCGTTATATTGCCGAACAAAGCTTGAGATTACCTTATCCCAGCGTATACGGTACTCAAAATATTA AGACTAACAAGCCCACGTTTCAACCGAACTTGTTTGGAAATGTTTTCAACACAAAAGCCAGTGGCGGACCCTACGGCCGAACGGATTGGGCAGCGAAATATCTCAAATGA
- the LOC126857623 gene encoding WW domain-binding protein 2 isoform X2, with protein sequence MSLNTAHTNGGVLLHAGECIILFCDNVTMEFHGQEQAEFIGKKQGRLYLTTHRMIFNSKDQKDKMQSFSFPFVTVSEVGLEQPVFGANYIGGKCRAQPNGNWIGECKFKLRFKSGGAVEFAQALLRVASMAQRNGPSNEAPPPYTPPLSDWYPAQPSAYQPPPTGYYGWIPPTNVFPDVPPGNTVFMTDSPPPYPGIQPGYGYASGPPHQGGTGTGQPGGWANPNYNGQPMSQADAKAAEAAQSAYYDPSRPQCAYVPPPEYYESPPAYAKKYQ encoded by the exons ATGTCACTGAACACTGCTCATACTAACGGCGGAGTTCTTCTCCACGCTGGCGAATG TATTATACTCTTCTGCGACAATGTTACTATGGAATTTCATGGACAGGAGCAGGCGGAATTCATTGGGAAGAAGCAAGGCAGATTATATTTGACGACACATAGAATGATTTTCAACTCTAAAGATCAAAAGGACAAAATGCAGTCGTTCAGCTTTCCATTTGTAACAGTGAGCGAAGTTGGATTGGAGCAACCAGTCTTTGGCGCCAACTATATAGGAGGCAAGTGTCGTGCACAACCAAATGGTAACTGGATTGGAGAATGCAAATTTAAGTTACGATTCAAGAGCGGAGGAGCAGTGGAATTTGCACAAGCTTTGCTGAGAGTTGCGTCAATGG CTCAACGCAATGGCCCTTCCAACGAGGCGCCACCACCATATACACCTCCATTATCCGATTGGTATCCAGCACAACCTTCGGCTTATCAACCTCCACCGACTGGATATTATGGATGGATACCTCCGACCAACGTATTTCCCGATGTTCCACCAG gaAATACAGTCTTTATGACAGATAGTCCGCCACCGTATCCCGGTATACAACCGGGATATGGATATGCGAGCGGACCGCCGCATCAAGGAGGAACAGGTACGGGACAGCCAGGAGGATGGGCTAATCCGAATTACAACGGCCAGCCGATGTCTCAAGCAG aTGCAAAAGCCGCTGAAGCTGCGCAGAGCGCATATTACGATCCTAGTAGACCTCAATGCGCTTACGTTCCACCACCAGAATATTAT GAGAGTCCACCGGCTTATGCTAAGAAGTATcagtga